A window from Bos indicus isolate NIAB-ARS_2022 breed Sahiwal x Tharparkar chromosome 1, NIAB-ARS_B.indTharparkar_mat_pri_1.0, whole genome shotgun sequence encodes these proteins:
- the LRRIQ4 gene encoding leucine-rich repeat and IQ domain-containing protein 4: MSSDSEKYEHSSRIQQKSDPQQVSDRIFFIDASNQSLLTIPEDILALRELEEVHLENNLIAEIPKDIQHLRKIRVLYLNKNKLKNLCPEMGRLSNLEGLDLSDNPLEASSLPVLSGIRQLRELRLYRTDLADIPVVICKLLHHLELLGLAGNHLKSLPKEIVNQTKLREIHLKHNQFAAFPLELCDLYNLEIIDLDKNKLTVIPEEIGNLTKLKKFYVSYNSLAVLPESLGRCTRLSVLDVSYNRLHALPHTLGELSQMTEVGLSGNHLEKIPRLLCRWTSLFLLYLHNTGLRVLRRSFRRLVNLQFLDLSQNFLEHCPLQICSLKNLEVLALDDNKICQLPSDFGSLSKLKILGLTGNQFSSFPKEILSLASLEKLYIGQDEGAKLTHLPECIKRLQNLKELYIENNHLEYLPVSLGSMPNLEILDCHCNLIKQLPDAICQAQALKELRFEDNLITYLPENLDSLVNLEVLTLTGNPMEEPPMSVCAKGTEAVWEYLRERRNMKELATKIQAWWRGMMVRKGLGRFEELLKLQKKGRNSPKDKKGKKDVKGKPVKKNK; the protein is encoded by the exons ATGTCAAGTGACAGCGAAAAATATGAACATTCGTCTAGAATTCAGCAGAAAAGTGATCCACAGCAGGTCTCTGATAGGATATTTTTCATTGACGCTTCGAATCAGAGCTTGCTTACTATTCCAGAAGACATTTTAGCATTAAGAGAATTAGAGGAAGTGCATTTGGAAAACAACCTGATTGCAGAAATCCCCAAGGATATTCAGCATTTAAGGAAGATCAGGGTTCTCTACCTGAACAAGAACAAGCTGAAGAATCTATGCCCGGAGATGGGAAGGCTGAGCAACCTAGAGGGCCTGGACCTGAGCGACAACCCGCTAGAAGCCTCGTCCCTGCCGGTGCTTAGCGGCATCCGCCAGCTCCGCGAGCTCCGCCTCTACCGCACCGACCTAGCGGACATCCCCGTTGTCATCTGCAAACTCCTTCACCATCTCGAGCTGCTCGGACTGGCCGGAAACCACCTGAAATCTCTGCCCAAGGAAATAGTGAACCAGACCAAACTGAGGGAGATCCACCTGAAGCATAACCAATTTGCAGCGTTCCCTCTGGAGCTGTGTGATCTCTACAACCTGGAGATCATCGACCTGGATAAGAACAAGCTCACGGTCATCCCGGAAGAGATTGGGAACCTGACGAAGCTGAAGAAGTTCTACGTGTCCTACAACAGCCTGGCTGTTCTCCCGGAGTCGCTGGGCCGGTGCACCAGGCTGTCGGTGCTGGACGTCTCTTACAACCGCCTCCACGCCCTCCCGCACACCCTGGGCGAGCTCTCGCAGATGACGGAGGTGGGGCTGAGTGGGAACCACCTGGAAAAGATCCCGCGCCTCCTCTGCAGGTGGACCTCGCTCTTCCTGCTCTACCTGCATAACACCGGCCTGCGGGTGCTGCGCCGCTCCTTCCGGCGCCTGGTTAACCTGCAATTTCTCGACCTCAGCCAGAACTTTCTGGAACATTGTCCGTTGCAGATCTGTTCGCTAAAGAACCTGGAAGTCTTGGCCCTGGATGATAATAAAATATGCCAG TTACCTTCAGACTTCGGTTCACTTTCAAAACTGAAGATTCTTGGACTAACGGGAAATCAGTTCTCTTCATTTCCAAAAGAGATCCTTTCTTTAGCGTCTTTAGAGAAATTATACATTGGCCAAGATGAGGGAGCCAAGCTTACCCATCTGCCAGAATGCATTAAGAGACTACAG AATCTTAAAGAGCTGTATATTGAGAACAATCATCTCGAATACCTGCCTGTATCCTTGGGATCAATGCCTAACTTGGAAATTCTTGATTGCCACTGCAATCTAATTAAGCAACTCCCAGATGCTATTTGCCAAGCACAAG cttTGAAAGAATTACGGTTCGAGGACAACTTGATCACTTATCTTCCAGAGAATTTGGATAGTCTAGTGAATCTAGAAGTTCTGACACTAACAGGCAACCCCATGGAAGAACCCCCAATGTCGGTGTGTGCCAAAGGCACTGAAGCTGTGTGGGAATACCttagagaaaggagaaatatGAAAGAATTGGCAACAAAG ATTCAGGCTTGGTGGCGTGGAATGATGGTACGCAAAGGACTTGGGAGATTTGAAGAACTGCTAAAATTgcaaaagaagggaaggaattctccaaaagataagaaaggaaagaaagatgtaaAAGGAAaacctgtaaagaaaaataaataa